The following proteins are co-located in the Ruminococcaceae bacterium KH2T8 genome:
- a CDS encoding 16S rRNA (cytosine1402-N4)-methyltransferase, with amino-acid sequence MAETDFAHVPVLFNECMEYLNINPDGIYVDCTAGGGGHSRGILERLSEKGTLISLDKDDNALRTCLLSSREYPGKNWIIVKSDFSEIDYVIGSMKIGKVDGILADLGVSSHQIDTPERGFSYAVDGPLDMRMDEQQILTAETVVNTYSEYDLERIFRDYGEERYSGRIASAIVRDRKTKPFTRTKQLADKIVEYMPAQGRHEDQHPARRCFQALRIEVNHELSSVERLLMDGPRCLKPGGRMAVISFHSLEDRIVKEAFRKLESPCTCPRDFPVCVCGKKSLGEVITKKPVTACEEEIANNSRAHCCKLRVFERNNVLER; translated from the coding sequence ATGGCAGAGACAGATTTCGCACATGTTCCGGTCCTCTTTAATGAGTGTATGGAATATCTGAATATCAACCCCGACGGTATCTACGTCGACTGCACGGCGGGCGGCGGCGGACACAGCAGGGGCATCCTCGAGAGGCTTTCGGAGAAGGGAACTCTCATATCGCTCGATAAGGATGACAATGCTTTGAGGACATGTCTTCTAAGCTCGAGGGAGTATCCCGGGAAGAACTGGATCATCGTTAAGTCTGATTTTTCAGAGATCGATTATGTTATCGGCAGCATGAAGATCGGTAAGGTTGACGGTATCCTTGCTGACCTCGGCGTATCCTCACATCAGATAGATACACCCGAGAGAGGTTTCTCATATGCGGTTGACGGTCCTCTCGACATGAGGATGGATGAGCAGCAGATACTTACGGCTGAGACAGTCGTAAATACATATTCCGAGTATGACCTGGAGAGGATCTTCAGAGACTACGGTGAAGAGAGATATTCCGGCAGGATCGCTTCCGCAATCGTAAGGGATCGTAAGACCAAGCCCTTCACGAGAACGAAGCAGCTCGCAGATAAGATCGTCGAGTATATGCCCGCACAGGGAAGACACGAGGATCAGCATCCTGCAAGAAGATGCTTCCAGGCATTGAGGATTGAAGTCAATCATGAATTGAGCTCGGTAGAAAGACTTCTCATGGACGGCCCCAGGTGCCTTAAGCCCGGCGGAAGGATGGCAGTCATATCTTTCCATTCGCTCGAGGACAGGATCGTAAAGGAAGCATTCAGAAAGCTTGAGTCTCCCTGTACATGTCCGAGGGATTTCCCCGTATGTGTATGCGGCAAGAAGTCATTGGGTGAAGTGATAACAAAGAAGCCTGTAACGGCTTGTGAAGAAGAGATAGCGAACAATTCGAGGGCACACTGCTGTAAGCTCCGCGTCTTCGAAAGGAACAACGTACTTGAAAGATAA
- a CDS encoding MraZ protein, whose protein sequence is MARDTKKIDAKGRFFIPSKQKDELGSELVVTNSLDVGYLCVYSKEHFALIREQLGKLNSMDPKVRRIKRAIIGEALDVNVDSQGRISVTTELWEKIGAKPGEEICVFNDEGKLDICTKTFYENEDHDIGSIEGLETTYYVEGL, encoded by the coding sequence GTGGCTAGAGACACAAAGAAGATCGATGCTAAGGGAAGATTCTTCATTCCCTCAAAGCAGAAGGATGAGCTGGGATCAGAGCTGGTCGTAACGAACAGCCTTGATGTTGGTTATCTTTGTGTTTATTCCAAGGAGCATTTCGCCCTTATCAGAGAGCAGCTCGGAAAGCTCAATTCCATGGATCCCAAGGTAAGAAGGATCAAGCGTGCCATCATCGGTGAGGCGCTTGACGTTAATGTCGATTCTCAGGGAAGGATCAGCGTTACAACAGAGCTTTGGGAAAAGATAGGAGCTAAGCCGGGTGAAGAGATCTGCGTATTCAATGACGAAGGCAAGCTCGATATCTGTACTAAGACATTCTATGAGAACGAGGACCACGACATCGGTTCGATAGAGGGCCTCGAGACTACATACTACGTGGAGGGTCTGTAA
- a CDS encoding Uncharacterized membrane protein, which produces MNRQEYLSKLESGLGSMSYKDVKEILAEISEYFDEGIAAGKTEEELAIKLGSPEYLARAYAEGTALPPALVKKEAPKKAPEKDKTASTMFVIFFNLLVAVPLWILILCALFAGVLIEGGVIAAMIALIPAIGSMGNFILAGLFFDLTLLFAAILIAVLLYFGIKYFIIGTKSYIKWNKKIWNEGF; this is translated from the coding sequence ATGAACAGACAGGAATATCTGAGCAAACTCGAAAGCGGTCTCGGATCCATGTCTTATAAAGATGTAAAAGAGATCCTTGCAGAGATCAGCGAGTATTTTGACGAAGGCATCGCTGCAGGTAAGACCGAGGAAGAGCTTGCTATAAAGCTCGGCTCGCCCGAATACCTCGCGAGAGCTTATGCCGAAGGTACGGCGCTTCCGCCTGCACTTGTTAAGAAAGAGGCTCCCAAGAAGGCTCCCGAGAAGGATAAGACGGCATCGACGATGTTTGTTATCTTCTTTAACCTTCTGGTTGCAGTACCCTTGTGGATCCTTATCCTGTGTGCACTCTTTGCGGGAGTTTTGATCGAAGGCGGTGTGATCGCAGCGATGATCGCGCTCATACCTGCTATCGGTTCGATGGGTAACTTTATCCTTGCAGGCCTCTTCTTTGACCTGACGCTCCTTTTTGCCGCAATACTTATCGCAGTACTCCTGTACTTCGGAATCAAGTATTTCATCATCGGCACCAAGAGCTATATCAAGTGGAATAAGAAGATCTGGAATGAAGGATTCTGA
- a CDS encoding PadR family transcriptional regulator, regulatory protein PadR: protein MNSQYKKGVLDMCVLAVLEKGDSYGYDVADALSGKIDLADGTVYPILRKLATDGSVTTYLQESQNGPPRKYYHLTPEGKKRLDSDKEEWKGFSRAVDEIIGGTI from the coding sequence ATGAACAGCCAGTACAAGAAAGGCGTGCTCGATATGTGCGTGCTGGCGGTCCTCGAGAAAGGCGACAGTTACGGTTACGATGTTGCCGATGCTCTTTCAGGAAAGATAGATCTTGCAGACGGTACGGTCTATCCGATATTGAGAAAGCTTGCGACGGACGGCAGTGTAACGACATATCTGCAGGAATCACAAAACGGGCCGCCGAGAAAATACTATCACCTTACTCCGGAAGGCAAGAAGAGACTTGATTCGGACAAGGAAGAGTGGAAGGGATTTTCAAGGGCGGTAGATGAGATCATAGGAGGAACGATATGA
- a CDS encoding rod shape determining protein RodA has protein sequence MAQQKSGIEKLRGTDYIRTIDYFLVVPILLLTIIGLYVLNQVLSVGYEAYPGNFYRQVAAAVIGLVITLFICALDTQFMRIIGWSIYGAALFLLILVPIDNYDLSWKWGADSWLNLPVIGNFQPSELAKIGLVMAASDIFERMSSKEISILKGFGLLALTYGPPMLLILSQPDFGTAMVIVFSFVCILFVWGLKYRYFLLAISSVIVIGVPFVWRFYLKPYQRKRILALVFEGSDPEGEYNLVQSKAAIASGGLAGNNTGVLIKVPVKESDFIYSAVSEHLGFIGTTAVVILAFFFLCRCLYVANKASRKSFSFIVVGLTASFAFHFIENMGMSVGLLPITGIPLPFLSLGGTAMLVNYISFGIILNISMENR, from the coding sequence ATGGCACAGCAAAAGTCCGGTATCGAGAAGCTCAGAGGCACTGATTATATAAGAACGATCGATTATTTTCTGGTCGTCCCGATCCTGCTCCTGACCATAATCGGACTTTATGTCTTAAATCAGGTTCTCTCAGTAGGATACGAGGCATACCCCGGTAATTTCTACAGACAGGTGGCGGCAGCAGTCATAGGCCTTGTCATCACTCTCTTTATCTGCGCGCTCGATACGCAGTTCATGAGGATAATCGGCTGGTCGATATACGGCGCGGCCCTGTTCCTTCTGATATTAGTTCCCATAGATAACTACGACCTCTCGTGGAAGTGGGGTGCCGACTCCTGGCTCAACCTTCCCGTTATCGGTAACTTCCAGCCGTCCGAGCTCGCTAAGATAGGACTCGTCATGGCAGCATCCGATATATTTGAGCGTATGTCCTCCAAGGAGATATCGATCCTCAAGGGATTCGGTCTCCTGGCGTTGACTTACGGTCCTCCGATGCTCCTTATCCTTTCGCAGCCCGACTTTGGTACTGCGATGGTAATCGTATTCAGCTTTGTATGTATCCTCTTTGTATGGGGACTTAAGTACAGGTATTTCCTTCTCGCGATCTCGTCGGTCATCGTTATCGGTGTCCCGTTCGTGTGGAGATTCTACTTGAAGCCTTATCAGCGAAAGAGGATCCTGGCCCTGGTATTCGAGGGATCCGACCCGGAAGGTGAGTATAACCTCGTCCAGTCCAAAGCGGCTATCGCCTCGGGCGGTCTTGCCGGAAATAATACGGGCGTCCTCATTAAGGTTCCGGTAAAGGAGAGTGACTTTATCTACTCGGCCGTCTCGGAGCACCTGGGCTTTATTGGAACGACTGCGGTAGTGATACTCGCATTCTTCTTCCTCTGCAGATGCCTTTATGTTGCAAATAAAGCCAGCAGAAAGAGCTTTTCATTTATAGTCGTAGGCCTTACGGCTTCTTTCGCTTTCCACTTTATTGAGAATATGGGAATGTCCGTAGGACTTCTTCCGATCACAGGTATCCCGCTCCCGTTCCTGAGCCTGGGAGGTACCGCCATGCTCGTAAATTACATATCCTTCGGAATAATACTTAATATATCCATGGAAAACAGGTAA
- a CDS encoding phosphatidylglycerol:prolipoprotein diacylglycerol transferase, translating into MDTVDVSFPGLGWTFKVSSIAFKIGSIEIYWYGLIIALGMVLCVALALRHAKENKFSQDLIYDIVLVSLPSALVGARLYYVLCEWDYYSADFKRIFDTRGGGLAVYGGIAGAFLGAFIMLRIKKIPYSTCADYCIPYIPLGQAIGRWGNFFNQEAFGTTTDLPWGMTSSKVQSYLAAYCPNLISTKPVHPTFLYESIWDLALFFILLKVRKKSKHSFETLCVYMIGYGIVRFLIEGLRTDSLYIGNTNIRTSQLLSLILVFFGLIYIIIAHYKDYYRVALPEKCFASETKGKVSKANVTAIVSENGKGTEASAEESSDDEKVSEADDAPSDDDTEDGEEDK; encoded by the coding sequence ATGGATACAGTAGATGTCAGCTTTCCGGGGCTCGGATGGACTTTTAAGGTAAGTTCGATAGCCTTTAAGATCGGAAGCATAGAGATATATTGGTACGGATTGATCATCGCACTCGGTATGGTGCTCTGTGTAGCACTTGCTCTTCGTCACGCTAAGGAGAATAAGTTCTCACAGGATCTTATCTACGATATCGTGCTCGTTTCATTGCCCTCGGCACTCGTCGGTGCGAGACTTTATTATGTTCTCTGTGAGTGGGATTACTATTCCGCTGACTTTAAGAGGATCTTCGATACAAGAGGCGGCGGACTTGCCGTATACGGCGGTATCGCAGGTGCTTTCCTCGGAGCTTTTATAATGCTCAGGATCAAGAAGATACCTTATTCCACATGTGCCGACTATTGCATTCCCTATATCCCTTTGGGTCAGGCTATCGGCAGATGGGGTAATTTCTTTAATCAGGAAGCTTTCGGTACTACTACCGATCTTCCCTGGGGTATGACGAGCTCTAAGGTTCAGTCCTACCTTGCCGCATATTGCCCCAATCTTATCAGCACAAAGCCCGTTCATCCCACGTTCCTTTATGAGTCGATCTGGGATCTTGCGCTCTTCTTCATCCTTCTCAAGGTAAGAAAGAAGAGTAAGCATTCTTTCGAGACGCTCTGCGTTTACATGATCGGTTACGGTATCGTAAGGTTCCTTATAGAGGGACTTCGTACGGATTCGCTCTATATCGGAAATACGAACATCAGGACATCTCAGCTCCTGTCCCTGATACTCGTATTCTTCGGACTTATCTATATCATCATCGCTCACTATAAGGATTACTACAGAGTCGCTCTTCCCGAAAAGTGCTTTGCTTCCGAGACGAAGGGCAAGGTCTCCAAGGCTAACGTTACGGCTATAGTTTCCGAGAACGGCAAGGGCACAGAGGCTTCCGCTGAAGAGAGTTCGGATGACGAAAAGGTAAGTGAGGCAGATGATGCCCCTTCCGATGACGATACAGAAGACGGGGAAGAAGATAAGTAA
- a CDS encoding riboflavin kinase / FMN adenylyltransferase — MFERTTKVYLDTVPFEIKGRAVALGLFDGIHAGHAPIIMKAVKAAKQNGLKSTVMTFSGSVKGEKRYITSLEERLDILSQFGVDEMLVLDFDSIKDLDHNAFCEEILRNKLNAKALFAGDDFRYGKGALGNCETLKAFGSDNGIAVKIFKALLLPGTDRRISSSWIKEALDEGDAALASKLLGDRPFYYTGIVTKGKQLGRQLGFPTANLIIPEDKLTVRRGVYASRLTLGKEVYNGVTNVGRRPTFDDSDADTVETYIFDFDEDIYGARIKVELLEFLRPETRFTGPEELAQTVASDKINAKTYHDKRGIMSE; from the coding sequence ATGTTTGAGAGAACGACGAAAGTATATCTTGATACGGTACCGTTCGAGATAAAGGGCAGGGCAGTGGCGCTCGGCCTCTTTGACGGTATCCATGCAGGACATGCTCCGATCATAATGAAGGCGGTAAAGGCTGCAAAACAAAACGGCCTCAAGTCTACCGTCATGACATTCTCCGGAAGCGTTAAAGGTGAGAAGAGATACATAACTTCACTGGAAGAGCGTCTCGATATCCTTTCGCAGTTCGGTGTCGATGAGATGCTGGTACTGGATTTCGATTCCATAAAGGATCTCGATCACAACGCATTTTGCGAGGAGATATTGAGAAATAAGCTCAACGCCAAGGCTCTCTTTGCAGGCGATGACTTCAGATACGGTAAGGGTGCACTCGGTAATTGTGAGACGCTGAAAGCTTTCGGCAGCGATAACGGTATCGCCGTAAAGATCTTTAAGGCACTCCTGCTGCCCGGGACAGACAGACGCATTTCTTCGTCATGGATAAAAGAGGCTCTGGATGAGGGAGATGCTGCTCTGGCATCAAAACTTCTTGGTGACAGACCCTTTTACTATACGGGGATCGTCACAAAGGGTAAGCAGCTCGGACGCCAACTCGGATTCCCGACGGCCAACCTCATAATACCGGAGGACAAGCTCACGGTACGAAGAGGAGTATATGCTTCAAGGCTTACACTGGGCAAGGAAGTCTATAACGGAGTGACAAATGTCGGCCGAAGACCTACATTCGATGACAGCGACGCGGATACGGTAGAGACATATATCTTTGACTTTGATGAGGATATCTACGGCGCGAGGATAAAGGTCGAACTGCTCGAATTCCTGAGGCCGGAGACCAGGTTTACGGGACCCGAGGAGCTCGCGCAGACTGTCGCTTCGGACAAAATAAATGCAAAGACATATCATGACAAACGTGGTATCATGTCGGAGTAA
- a CDS encoding tRNA pseudouridine55 synthase yields the protein MIDGIILLDKKPGITSMASDNFIKKTLGTKKVGHSGTLDPFATGLLPIFTGTALKVMRYTDGYDKSYRCTACFGKTTDTLDTEGEVIEESIPSASEIDAMKADDFKLIRDAFEQLTHITEQIPPKYSAKKINGKKAYELAREGIEVELKPHPVTIKAIDIVEIEPKDDGIYVTFDVDCSKGTYIRTLCDDAGKITGLGAHAVSLRRTGAGPFRIEDAVTEEQIAEMTAAGDLSYLKPAVLAMSGMPVLELNDREYADVIVGKKIRAKEGAEPDIKYAAFHNGELTAVLYLAEENGKRLMRIERMLKGNV from the coding sequence ATGATCGACGGAATAATCCTACTCGATAAGAAGCCCGGGATCACATCCATGGCTTCGGACAATTTCATAAAGAAGACTTTAGGAACGAAGAAGGTCGGTCATTCGGGGACGCTCGATCCCTTTGCGACCGGCCTGCTTCCGATATTTACGGGTACTGCGCTCAAGGTAATGCGATATACCGACGGATACGATAAATCTTACAGATGTACCGCATGTTTCGGTAAGACTACTGATACTCTTGATACTGAAGGTGAGGTCATCGAAGAGAGTATCCCTTCCGCTTCCGAGATCGATGCCATGAAGGCTGATGACTTTAAGCTCATCAGGGATGCTTTCGAGCAGCTCACTCACATCACGGAGCAGATCCCGCCAAAGTACTCTGCCAAGAAGATCAACGGTAAGAAAGCCTACGAGCTTGCAAGGGAGGGTATCGAGGTCGAGCTCAAACCTCATCCGGTCACTATCAAGGCGATAGATATCGTCGAGATAGAGCCCAAGGATGACGGGATCTATGTGACCTTTGACGTTGACTGTTCGAAGGGTACTTACATCAGGACTCTTTGCGATGACGCGGGAAAGATCACGGGACTCGGAGCTCATGCTGTGAGCCTTCGAAGAACCGGTGCCGGTCCTTTCAGGATCGAAGACGCCGTTACCGAAGAGCAGATCGCAGAGATGACGGCTGCGGGCGATTTGTCTTATCTTAAGCCAGCGGTACTTGCCATGAGCGGTATGCCTGTCCTCGAGCTCAATGACAGGGAATATGCCGATGTAATAGTCGGAAAGAAGATACGTGCCAAGGAAGGCGCAGAACCCGATATAAAGTATGCGGCTTTCCACAACGGTGAACTCACTGCCGTTTTGTATCTTGCCGAAGAGAACGGAAAGAGACTTATGAGAATAGAAAGGATGCTCAAAGGGAATGTTTGA
- a CDS encoding phosphoesterase RecJ domain-containing protein, whose amino-acid sequence MNIKDLYADEALRISSLMLEAAEEVQEADGAVLVFLHKSVDGDCIGAACAAASILMSMGVIAKVAMPEKLPENMAFLGVDDLLFYPEDFDSEEIMVDGKKVLKVMSVDCTEGDRMGDCGKIYNRFEDAITVDHHEVTELRNDRKWIEPQASSACEMMYYVAHQTAEMLAGELKDIIDERVAACIMAGIVTDTGRFTYTNTRPETLEVAGSLMQLGGDIGKVCYNLFDRKTPAEFMISNTACTRSEILADGKMAICCVSEKMYEEFGATKDDVSDVVSKLRDIDGVEFAVVLRDAGEDSIRANLRSKATFDCSEFAAKYGGGGHKRAAGFTVTGKDLDSLKAEVVAEAAKLL is encoded by the coding sequence ATGAATATCAAGGATTTATACGCAGATGAAGCACTCCGTATCTCAAGCCTTATGCTCGAAGCTGCAGAAGAGGTACAGGAAGCAGACGGCGCGGTCCTCGTATTCCTTCATAAGAGCGTAGACGGAGACTGCATCGGCGCAGCATGTGCCGCCGCATCCATCTTAATGAGCATGGGTGTTATCGCAAAGGTAGCCATGCCCGAGAAGCTCCCCGAGAATATGGCTTTCCTCGGAGTAGACGATCTTCTCTTCTATCCCGAGGACTTTGACAGTGAAGAGATCATGGTCGATGGCAAGAAAGTCTTAAAGGTAATGTCCGTTGACTGTACCGAGGGCGACCGTATGGGTGATTGCGGCAAGATCTATAACAGATTCGAAGATGCGATCACGGTCGACCATCACGAAGTCACGGAACTTCGAAATGACAGGAAGTGGATCGAGCCTCAGGCTTCATCCGCTTGTGAGATGATGTATTATGTAGCTCACCAGACGGCAGAGATGCTCGCGGGAGAGCTCAAGGATATTATCGACGAGAGAGTAGCGGCATGCATCATGGCAGGGATCGTAACGGATACCGGCAGATTTACTTATACCAATACACGTCCCGAGACACTCGAGGTCGCAGGATCTCTTATGCAGCTCGGCGGCGATATCGGCAAGGTATGCTATAACCTCTTTGACAGGAAGACACCCGCCGAATTCATGATCTCGAATACGGCATGTACAAGATCCGAGATCCTCGCAGACGGCAAGATGGCCATCTGCTGTGTATCAGAGAAAATGTATGAGGAGTTCGGTGCGACCAAGGATGATGTATCCGATGTTGTATCCAAGCTTCGTGATATCGACGGAGTCGAGTTCGCAGTAGTGCTTCGTGATGCAGGTGAGGACAGCATCAGAGCTAACTTAAGATCAAAGGCTACATTTGACTGTTCCGAGTTTGCCGCAAAGTATGGCGGCGGCGGTCACAAGAGAGCTGCAGGATTTACCGTAACGGGTAAGGATCTTGATTCTCTCAAGGCTGAAGTTGTAGCTGAGGCCGCTAAGCTCTTATGA
- a CDS encoding ribosome-binding factor A gives MRRNRAAIVGDEMQKVISDILANKVKDPRIPLLTSVTGVKMSSDLTHATIDISVFGDDRAKKDCMDAIEHAKGFIRFEMCKHINLRVAPELHFKLDTTLEEAARMEALIDKTLADDEQKRRELGISEEE, from the coding sequence ATGCGCAGAAACAGAGCTGCGATCGTCGGCGATGAGATGCAGAAGGTCATCTCGGATATCCTTGCCAATAAGGTCAAGGATCCGAGGATCCCTCTCCTCACATCGGTAACGGGAGTCAAGATGTCTTCCGATCTGACGCACGCGACTATAGATATCTCCGTTTTCGGAGATGACAGAGCAAAGAAAGACTGTATGGATGCCATAGAGCATGCCAAGGGTTTTATCAGGTTCGAGATGTGTAAGCATATCAACCTGCGAGTCGCTCCCGAGCTCCACTTCAAGCTCGATACGACTCTCGAAGAGGCTGCAAGGATGGAAGCTCTGATAGATAAGACACTTGCAGATGATGAACAGAAGAGACGCGAACTCGGTATCTCTGAGGAGGAATGA